The proteins below come from a single Sorghum bicolor cultivar BTx623 chromosome 4, Sorghum_bicolor_NCBIv3, whole genome shotgun sequence genomic window:
- the LOC8059217 gene encoding uncharacterized protein LOC8059217, whose amino-acid sequence MSRGSKGGRGAGGLDLKLHLSPPAPPARGTEGAAAPSLSSDEEWSSSSSPPSSCLSSEGEREPHQRSQSHGLQWSDSPEATSMVLAACPRCLMYVMLSEADPRCPRCRSPVLLDFLHHAARNSNVSREDDGDHSRGCGGRNRRA is encoded by the coding sequence ATGAGCCGGGGCAGCAAAGGAGGGAGAGGCGCGGGTGGCCTGGACCTGAAGCTGCACCTGtctccgccggcgccgccggcgcGTGGCACAGAAGGGGCGGCGGCGCCGTCGCTGTCCTCCGACGAGGagtggtcgtcgtcgtcgtcgccgccgagcTCGTGCCTGTCGTCGGAGGGCGAGCGGGAGCCGCATCAGCGGAGCCAGAGCCACGGGCTGCAGTGGTCGGACAGCCCCGAGGCGACGTCCATGGTGCTGGCGGCGTGCCCGCGCTGCCTCATGTACGTGATGCTCTCCGAGGCCGACCCGCGCTGCCCGCGCTGCCGCAGCCCCGTCCTCCTCGACTTCCTGCACCACGCCGCCCGCAACAGCAACGTCAGCCGGGAGGACGACGGCGATCACAGCCGCGGCTGCGGCGGGAGGAACAGGAGGGCCTGA
- the LOC8061016 gene encoding pectinesterase inhibitor 8, with protein sequence MRPSTARALATAAIVAALALSADVVGGTPETTCAAAAAHDRRVDYGFCVSRLSHHHDSPDADTWGLAKVAADVGVAIAGDAVYDIKALLATSSKPPGEGEGDAQERAVLEQCQRLYDAAESAFAEAYDAINRRDYAAGKGKAAEAASLARRCDDAFARAALRPPPQVARWGEESAKIAVVCTAITDLID encoded by the coding sequence ATGAGGCCTTCGACGGCTCGGGCTCTGGCCACCGCGGCCATCGTCGCGGCGCTCGCGCTGAGCGCCGACGTCGTCGGCGGCACCCCGGAGACGacgtgcgcggcggcggcggcccacgACCGGCGCGTGGACTACGGCTTCTGCGTGTCGAGGCTGAGCCACCACCACGACAGCCCCGACGCGGACACCTGGGGCCTGGCCAAGGTGGCCGCCGACGTGGGCGTGGCCATCGCCGGGGACGCCGTCTACGACATCAAGGCGCTGCTGGCTACCAGCAGCAAGCCgccgggcgagggcgagggcgacgCCCAGGAGCGGGCGGTCCTGGAGCAGTGCCAGAGGCTGTACGACGCGGCGGAGTCGGCGTTCGCGGAGGCGTACGACGCGATCAACCGGCGCGACTACGCGGCGGGCAAGGGCAAGGCCGCCGAGGCGGCGTCCCTGGCGCGCCGGTGCGACGACGCCTTCGCGCGCGCCGCACTGCGCCCGCCGCCGCAGGTCGCGCGCTGGGGCGAGGAGTCCGCCAAGATCGCTGTCGTCTGCACGGCCATCACCGACCTCATCGACTGA
- the LOC110434650 gene encoding serine/arginine-rich splicing factor 4-like isoform X2 has protein sequence MSLHIGRLSQDVRQSYLEHLFQRFGRCTVNLKDGYGFAVYDSDDDATRAMRALHGKYVCGERITVNWSKQQPRFSQSFRRSSRFVELSRGRNFRDARDNIRFRDPLARNNQPANHDQSHDSDAVLKKESGKFAEIVNDAEENIGDDPGEVKRDEGGTNDEGPGEVKTDDGGTADADIIEHDRWAGKGTPGGDGDDFDRYEPYHGYERQEETENVIKASSYDSREHKHFSEKWQEHSDKHVDISHDKSRSPPTCYSCGVAGHIARNCPRGIDDNFIPRRDGLNFKEKWQLRQRRFGSPSRRRPEFPIHPLDQTNHKVQDGRKPFAERNMQMHWPRDSRRHAHYSENMPQTNKEGRKRSRSERSRGSSPSSEPSRRSNHANLKRSHSNRTSSDSRSKSPRSRPRFKAHSPTYSAHSSSKSSQPAQHEGSRSNINHPVPFSVSASPQHKSSPDIENKNLVGLMNSQLEDNLEFRTRSEVKNLDDNKQEGNGPVLKSKVLNGGTLVRNKNANVTGYTGSDFDKNFVDDNAANRVQSQNAKFEDSLSVKPKQDVLAKNGRSKSLKLTTNEVISALKHYGVEAQEGDSSDQSVEKYFGAARLWPWEIIYYRRRKKGPISTENYAKRLEQNKEFGIVDQYVRSSSGWWECH, from the coding sequence ATGTCATTGCATATTGGGCGGCTTTCCCAAGATGTTCGGCAAAGTTATCTTGAACATCTGTTCCAGAGGTTTGGTCGTTGCACTGTGAACCTGAAAGATGGATATGGGTTTGCTGTGTATGATTCTGATGATGATGCAACTCGAGCCATGAGGGCCCTGCATGGGAAATATGTTTGTGGGGAGCGCATTACTGTTAATTGGTCAAAGCAGCAGCCCAGATTTTCTCAGAGTTTCAGGAGAAGTTCGAGATTTGTTGAATTGTCTCGCGGAAGGAACTTCAGAGATGCTAGGGACAACATTAGGTTCAGGGATCCTCTAGCTCGGAATAATCAACCAGCGAATCATGATCAGAGTCATGATTCTGATGCTGTGCTCAAAAAGGAATCTGGTAAATTTGCTGAGATTGTCAATGATGCTGAAGAAAACATTGGTGATGATCCAGGGGAGGTGAAGAGGGACGAAGGTGGTACAAATGATGAAGGTCCAGGGGAGGTGAAAACTGACGATGGTGGTACAGCTGATGCAGATATAATCGAGCATGATAGATGGGCTGGGAAAGGTACCCCTGGTGGAGATGGTGATGATTTTGACCGCTATGAGCCTTATCATGGatatgaaaggcaagaagaaacGGAAAATGTGATTAAAGCAAGTTCTTATGATTCTCGTGAACACAAACATTTTTCAGAGAAGTGGCAAGAGCACTCTGACAAGCATGTTGACATAAGCCATGATAAATCAAGATCTCCTCCAACCTGTTACAGTTGTGGTGTTGCTGGCCATATTGCACGTAATTGCCCTCGTGGAATAGATGATAACTTCATACCAAGGAGAGATGGACTGAACTTTAAGGAAAAATGGCAGCTGAGGCAGAGAAGATTTGGGTCACCCTCGAGGAGGCGACCAGAATTTCCTATTCATCCATTGGACCAAACAAATCATAAAGTTCAAGATGGTAGGAagccatttgctgagaggaatATGCAAATGCATTGGCCCAGAGACAGCAGGAGACATGCCCACTACAGTGAAAAcatgccacaaacaaacaaggAAGGGCGCAAGAGAAGCAGATCTGAAAGGTCACGGGGGTCATCGCCCTCTTCAGAACCTTCAAGGCGCTCTAACCATGCTAATCTTAAGAGATCTCATTCCAACAGGACTTCCTCAGATTCAAGATCTAAATCCCCCCGATCCCGACCTCGATTTAAAGCACATTCGCCAACTTATTCTGCACATTCTAGTTCAAAATCATCTCAACCAGCTCAGCATGAAGGATCAAGGTCAAATATCAACCATCCTGTTCCATTTTCAGTATCTGCTTCACCACAGCACAAGTCATCTCCTGATATAGAGAACAAAAATCTAGTTGGTCTGATGAATTCTCAATTGGAGGACAACTTGGAGTTCAGGACAAGATCTGAAGTAAAAAATCTGGATGATAACAAGCAAGAAGGAAATGGTCCGGTTTTGAAAAGCAAGGTCCTGAATGGAGGAACACTTGTTCGTAACAAGAATGCAAATGTTACTGGTTACACAGGGTCTGACTTCGATAAGAACTTTGTTGATGATAATGCTGCCAATAGAGTGCAAAGCCAGAATGCTAAATTTGAGGACTCTTTGTCAGTGAAACCAAAGCAGGATGTTCTGGCCAAAAATGGGAGAAGCAAGTCTTTGAAGCTAACAACTAACGAAGTGATCTCAGCTCTGAAGCACTATGGGGTTGAGGCACAAGAGGGAGATTCATCAGATCAATCTGTGGAGAAGTACTTTGGTGCTGCACGCCTGtggccttgggaaatcatttacTATCGCAGGCGTAAGAAAGGTCCAATATCTACTGAGAATTATGCTAAGCGACTTGAGCAGAACAAAGAATTTGGTATTGTGGATCAGTATGTCAGAAGCAGCAGTGGTTGGTGGGAGTGTCATTAA
- the LOC110434650 gene encoding serine/arginine-rich splicing factor 4-like isoform X1, protein MMSLHIGRLSQDVRQSYLEHLFQRFGRCTVNLKDGYGFAVYDSDDDATRAMRALHGKYVCGERITVNWSKQQPRFSQSFRRSSRFVELSRGRNFRDARDNIRFRDPLARNNQPANHDQSHDSDAVLKKESGKFAEIVNDAEENIGDDPGEVKRDEGGTNDEGPGEVKTDDGGTADADIIEHDRWAGKGTPGGDGDDFDRYEPYHGYERQEETENVIKASSYDSREHKHFSEKWQEHSDKHVDISHDKSRSPPTCYSCGVAGHIARNCPRGIDDNFIPRRDGLNFKEKWQLRQRRFGSPSRRRPEFPIHPLDQTNHKVQDGRKPFAERNMQMHWPRDSRRHAHYSENMPQTNKEGRKRSRSERSRGSSPSSEPSRRSNHANLKRSHSNRTSSDSRSKSPRSRPRFKAHSPTYSAHSSSKSSQPAQHEGSRSNINHPVPFSVSASPQHKSSPDIENKNLVGLMNSQLEDNLEFRTRSEVKNLDDNKQEGNGPVLKSKVLNGGTLVRNKNANVTGYTGSDFDKNFVDDNAANRVQSQNAKFEDSLSVKPKQDVLAKNGRSKSLKLTTNEVISALKHYGVEAQEGDSSDQSVEKYFGAARLWPWEIIYYRRRKKGPISTENYAKRLEQNKEFGIVDQYVRSSSGWWECH, encoded by the exons ATG ATGTCATTGCATATTGGGCGGCTTTCCCAAGATGTTCGGCAAAGTTATCTTGAACATCTGTTCCAGAGGTTTGGTCGTTGCACTGTGAACCTGAAAGATGGATATGGGTTTGCTGTGTATGATTCTGATGATGATGCAACTCGAGCCATGAGGGCCCTGCATGGGAAATATGTTTGTGGGGAGCGCATTACTGTTAATTGGTCAAAGCAGCAGCCCAGATTTTCTCAGAGTTTCAGGAGAAGTTCGAGATTTGTTGAATTGTCTCGCGGAAGGAACTTCAGAGATGCTAGGGACAACATTAGGTTCAGGGATCCTCTAGCTCGGAATAATCAACCAGCGAATCATGATCAGAGTCATGATTCTGATGCTGTGCTCAAAAAGGAATCTGGTAAATTTGCTGAGATTGTCAATGATGCTGAAGAAAACATTGGTGATGATCCAGGGGAGGTGAAGAGGGACGAAGGTGGTACAAATGATGAAGGTCCAGGGGAGGTGAAAACTGACGATGGTGGTACAGCTGATGCAGATATAATCGAGCATGATAGATGGGCTGGGAAAGGTACCCCTGGTGGAGATGGTGATGATTTTGACCGCTATGAGCCTTATCATGGatatgaaaggcaagaagaaacGGAAAATGTGATTAAAGCAAGTTCTTATGATTCTCGTGAACACAAACATTTTTCAGAGAAGTGGCAAGAGCACTCTGACAAGCATGTTGACATAAGCCATGATAAATCAAGATCTCCTCCAACCTGTTACAGTTGTGGTGTTGCTGGCCATATTGCACGTAATTGCCCTCGTGGAATAGATGATAACTTCATACCAAGGAGAGATGGACTGAACTTTAAGGAAAAATGGCAGCTGAGGCAGAGAAGATTTGGGTCACCCTCGAGGAGGCGACCAGAATTTCCTATTCATCCATTGGACCAAACAAATCATAAAGTTCAAGATGGTAGGAagccatttgctgagaggaatATGCAAATGCATTGGCCCAGAGACAGCAGGAGACATGCCCACTACAGTGAAAAcatgccacaaacaaacaaggAAGGGCGCAAGAGAAGCAGATCTGAAAGGTCACGGGGGTCATCGCCCTCTTCAGAACCTTCAAGGCGCTCTAACCATGCTAATCTTAAGAGATCTCATTCCAACAGGACTTCCTCAGATTCAAGATCTAAATCCCCCCGATCCCGACCTCGATTTAAAGCACATTCGCCAACTTATTCTGCACATTCTAGTTCAAAATCATCTCAACCAGCTCAGCATGAAGGATCAAGGTCAAATATCAACCATCCTGTTCCATTTTCAGTATCTGCTTCACCACAGCACAAGTCATCTCCTGATATAGAGAACAAAAATCTAGTTGGTCTGATGAATTCTCAATTGGAGGACAACTTGGAGTTCAGGACAAGATCTGAAGTAAAAAATCTGGATGATAACAAGCAAGAAGGAAATGGTCCGGTTTTGAAAAGCAAGGTCCTGAATGGAGGAACACTTGTTCGTAACAAGAATGCAAATGTTACTGGTTACACAGGGTCTGACTTCGATAAGAACTTTGTTGATGATAATGCTGCCAATAGAGTGCAAAGCCAGAATGCTAAATTTGAGGACTCTTTGTCAGTGAAACCAAAGCAGGATGTTCTGGCCAAAAATGGGAGAAGCAAGTCTTTGAAGCTAACAACTAACGAAGTGATCTCAGCTCTGAAGCACTATGGGGTTGAGGCACAAGAGGGAGATTCATCAGATCAATCTGTGGAGAAGTACTTTGGTGCTGCACGCCTGtggccttgggaaatcatttacTATCGCAGGCGTAAGAAAGGTCCAATATCTACTGAGAATTATGCTAAGCGACTTGAGCAGAACAAAGAATTTGGTATTGTGGATCAGTATGTCAGAAGCAGCAGTGGTTGGTGGGAGTGTCATTAA